A DNA window from Macrobrachium rosenbergii isolate ZJJX-2024 chromosome 41, ASM4041242v1, whole genome shotgun sequence contains the following coding sequences:
- the LOC136826443 gene encoding uncharacterized protein, which yields MKIPSLIRMVVLLSLVSAHILGETVCPSRLYQILFNGGKKISAPYVQFNTTDAIQCSSTCKAIPNCWVYTWDILTKECSLLQNLSWPIATVTAAPSLLTYYVKGVNGKVLDRTSSKGDWYFVKAACEAMGGRLYLPPDSIYSRLIHYLVGDEKIWAGMSRKPTDDMYTWFDMDGNPAVTNMEWMLNQPSNKGGQQFYITTENGTLNDNHINNILYGMCEVPRCIVWLC from the exons ATGAAGATCCCATCGCTCATACGGATGGTTGTGCTGCTGTCCCTTGTGTCTGCTCACATCCTGGGAGAGACAGTGTGTCCATCTCGTCTCTATCAGATCCTctttaatggaggaaagaaaatttcCGCTCCGTATGTGCAGTTCAACACCACCGATGCAATACA GTGCTCATCGACCTGCAAAGCAATACCGAACTGTTGGGTCTACACCTGGGACATACTAACAAAGGAATGCAGCCTCCTGCAGAACCTGTCTTGGCCAATTGCCACCGTAACAGCAGCTCCTTCATTACTGACTTACTATGTCAAGGGTGTGAATGGCAAGGTGCTTGACAGGACAAGTAGTAAAGGTGACTGGTACTTTGTGAAAGCAGCGTGTGAGGCGATGGGTGGACGTCTGTATCTGCCGCCAGACAGCATTTATTCCCGATTAATACATTATCTAGTTGGCGACGAGAAGATCTGGGCAGGCATGAGTCGCAAACCGACCGATGATATGTATACTTGGTTTGACATGGATGGAAATCCAGCAGTGACAAATATGGAATGGATGCTTAACCAGCCTAGTAATAAAGGTGGTCAACAATTTTACATTACTACTGAGAATGGAACGTTGAATGATAACCACATCAATAACATTTTGTACGGCATGTGTGAGGTTCCACGATGTATTGTCTGGTTGTGCTGA